From the Osmia lignaria lignaria isolate PbOS001 unplaced genomic scaffold, iyOsmLign1 scaffold0013, whole genome shotgun sequence genome, the window aaatttgtccgcctcacgttcccttatcaagccttcgggttataggagtctcctcatgtaaggggcgtggggagggcaaattactactgcacttttctttaatttctccttgactctgtgctttcccatcaagccttcgggttgtaagagacttcttcatgtgggaaatgcgcagggaaaagtttgagcttataattattctacttttgtctttcctattctttcattcttctcatatttctcaattcttttcttagttgaaacccctctttgaaactatcgtcgtgctcaactgcgtagtaacagaaacgcgtgatagaaaaactcggcttcgaccgaggagaagtatcataaacaccgttcgcggcgcggttagccagtgcttcgcattgtaggggtctcctcgggctaactgcgcaaaaacgcaaagatcacgttattaccgagattaacatcgatactctcctctttttcacgcgtgggcgccagtcggtccctaacccgatcgcgtgtatgaattgactgctggaatgagaacgcaaagcaatgtagctcgttgaatatttgtatgaatgcgagagcgaggaatgagaacccttgcaggcaaacgctagcatgcgttcgaggactgtttagaggcaaagggtcgtgcgaggcaataaaagtctttgtatcgaatttcgagaatttgcctgaaaccgaaaaacctaacggtaattttcgaatgacgagaacgttctcgaagcaactacgtcgcaactgaaataacgaatattcgattaataatggaaacctgtcgttattggaaaatagcaatcgaacaccgaatgccttatatcgagcgtaccggcgcaatccatattgttgatcgagttctctgcgaacaaatgattgtgaacaagccaactgttaattaagaaacctcgtgataaccggtccattattcatacttaatagtacaacagatatagttcatgtttatagctacccgcatatttattgttcaataattctgatttaaactattagttgataatcgcatcattatatatatctaatattggaattatcgatgagaatagaacattccagaaattctacggcgtagaaacatcgaaaagccgttagacagagagggaacaccaagaaagagagaaaacatgatctagaggaatttagctggcacgcgcgcttaaccaatagcgacgcacgcgacgcagtcgtcacgcgctatgatttgccgaaatgtccccacgcaggacatcgtcctcgcgacgggcccttccggctaggatcgcgatcgattctgatcactcttcgtcgaacaatcgagtaagtcgggacgggagcccgtgcgtctagagatagagttgtcgttgtacttcgttgtaatttagctgcgcggcaagtcctacgaattaggcagagtgtcgcgagggtgaaattccggatacgcggcaaggaCTCAGAGATGcgcacgttaaattcttttcacactattaaatttctatcttttctctttccttttaatccgtttgctcgcgtaattttcgtattaaattcactcgcgtttactattatattatttcgaaaaatcgtaatcgtcttgtgtttcgtctattaaattttgcaataaacgacaaccgggtgcgcgacaagtgttagtgcgGCACCGATTTCTcaactttcttggtgttccagatccaacagcgattttcaacgaccAAATAGCGAACAACAGAGCGATTTTTATCTTGTATTGcattctacagtttcacggtaagcctgttctgtactaatttgtcgagcacggcattaatattcaatttagacacggcaaaacgggcgatctattaagcctacgggttataagagtctcttcattttagatcgtctcgtttctacagtcaggtaccgattatattatttttcgctattttaatattccgtatttttcaatcatcgcgaatgtgtgtgggtaacgattgtttcgactgcgagatattttatcagggacgacccgtaaggccctttcgggggttataagagtctcttcatgcaggtcgtttccttgcggatagaaaccgcctaaaattcgattcttcattgtatcaggtcgaggcagtcgtcctacgttagccatatatttttcacatctcaaatacgcgtaataattacaataaaagctctcattgtaaaccaaaggttagacatttttcgattttcatttatattattaacgtaataggttaagcatctttacccttgtttaaacagtattgttatcaatcgaatttacttaacagtgattaacagaaatctaatagaatcattttagtattcaaacaattagtcatttcaaaattcagttctgttagcttcgatagttatttttgaattaaattactttctttttgcacactaaattgcattcacgtttctttcaagttccatttgtatcatttccttatttcatttttacattttaaatccacgcataccaacacaaggtttcaaggagggacccgtatgggacccagagcgctgacgaacccaacggaaataaatattatctaaattttccgtcttttaatttcgttctgaccgtagaggacgcttccgcgtcatacgcggtcagaactggtggcagcgatacctttctcatcgcccaaaaataagaattattatatatataaactaatatttatatttatactatcaaaaaaatgtttttacaaAACTCGTTTGATTTAAGGGAGGCGCGTTGTGTGGTGCAAATATTTCGATAAATGAAGTGATGAGGGAGATTTTGAAaccaaaacaatttttttaaatggcacgctatatttttctatttataatattggAGTGGGTGTTGAGACGAATTCAACGACCTGCTACATTGCATCATTCCATTAGTTAAAACCATAAAGGATCTAGCCGTATAatcatagtgaatcggccccagcaacaatttcggttgatatttataccacataatgcattttgcctaaacaacaattgtgtgcaatttccattccctaccccctctgataagggagatacgAGTGTATAACcccaaaactttactattttttttctcggaaactatttaagatatttgaaaacATTAAAGTGTAAATAGTAGGTACTCGTAagctgtatttcattttttttttcaaaatttgtatccgataattaagggttgaaaattaataaataaatttttgaaagtgaattttataaacaatcccttgagtgACACCCAACGAaagaattaagaataatcctttactatttaactattatctgtaaaagtttcaacagtgtcggattggtacatcatgaataaaaaaaaataaaaccaatgcaacgcgcctgcataaggcaaagccaggcTGAACGTTAGAGACGTTCCACCTAACCGACCTATAGGAGAACACGTTGGGCCGCGCCAACACGCCACGTTTCTCATActagaaacagctctcagaaaagtatgaattATTCTTtacctaaactgtgtgttagttaacattcatttatttaaataacatacTAGGTCTGTTGTCCCCTTCACTGCTAACACAATAATGAGCGGAACTCGTATTCAGTAAGAGTTAGTTTGTagttggtccttcgagccggataaaTCGGGGTGAGTGAGGCCTTTACAATTAAAACTAATCGGCTTAAAATTAACTGGATTAATCGTCTAAcgaaattaacatttaaaaataacgGGCGTCCTTGACCTCGCGCTCGGTAATCAACACCTGGCTGGAACTCGAAACTCGCGTGTGTACAGTTTTTGTATCTGAAACAATGGAATCGTTCGTTACAAAGCAGACTGATTTGTTTAAACGGATTAAATTAACGGTCGAAAACATGAAAAAGATGGGTACGGCAAAAATTACGAAAGGGGTGATAACGTCGCGATTGGAGTTGCTGGAACGACACTGGACAACCTTTTCGGAGACTCATAACGAGATACTGGACGCTTATTTGAAGACTGGATCGGAAAGCCCTTACTTTAAACAGGATTACATGGGAACATGCGAAGAGGCTTTCTTGCAACGTTTCTGCGGGTAAGGCCGTTCCAACTCAAGTAAACGCAACTTCGCGTTCTTTACCAAAAATAGAACTTCCTAAATTTTCTGGGGACTACAACTGTTGGGCTAATTTCCGTGACCTATTTCAATCGCTCATAATAGATAACACTTCACTCTCTAACGTCGAAAAATTACATTATCTAAAGACAAGCTTAACGGATGAGCCCGAGCTCTTGATTCAAAATATACCGGTTACGGGCAACAATTTCGAAAGGGCGTGGGCCGTGCTCACGGAACGTTATCAGAATCTAAGAgttcttattaattttcacttAACTACTTTAATGTCTCACTCGCCCATGAAGAAGGAATCGGCTCGAGAACTCAAGAGCTTGATGAACCGGACAACCGATGCAGTTCAAGCTCTGGAAGCTCTGAAGAGGCCAGTTCAATACTGGGACGACTGGCTCGTTTTTATTACTATCGAAAAACTGGATCAAAAAACATTCATGGCATGGGAAACTTCTGTCGGATCGACTGCAGAATCGCCAACCTTCACACAACTACATACCTTCCTGACCTCTCGGTCACGAGCTCTGGAAGCGGTTGAAGGAGCGCCTGGACCGTCGACCACACCAACTGGAACAAGCAACACtctgaaacaaaaaaagaagcaacCGATTAATTCTAATTTACGATTTAAGGCACACGCAACTCACACCGCTGGAGAAGGGAATCGTCGCTGCGCTATCTGTAACAAGGAGCATTTTCTACTCTTCTGTTCGACCTACAAGGGTATGAATCCGCGGGAGAGGAAGCAGATTGTAACCGAAAAGAGGCTATGCTATAATTGCTTAGCTCCGCATTCTTTCGCACATTGTAAGTCTACCGAACGCTGTCAACTGTGCGTAGGTAAGCACCATACTTCTCTTCATCATGCTTCTGAACAACCTACTGCTATTCGCAATTCTTTTCCTCCACAGGTACCAGAATCTAATACTACTACTCCAGAGAGTCTACCGTTAGAACGGGTTTCCGAAGTAACCGGGAGATCGACTCACTGCGCTATGACTTCCTGTTCGGCTATTTCTTCGGTTTCTGTCGTGCTCGCAACAGCTGAACTTATGGTGGAGTCAGATCGAAGAGATAAAATAATCGTTCGCGCCTTGATTAATCCCTGCTCTGAGGTATGGCTTAGCTCTTGAACTTGCGCAGAGTTCCGGAGAAAATTCCTGTTATCGGTGTCGGCAAGACACAAACTTGCACTAAAGGTAGGGTCTCTGTGAGAATAATGTCTCGTTTGAATAAATCTATCTCGTATAATCTCAACGCTCACGTTTTACCGCGGTTGTCTTCGTATCAAACCGCTAAATCTTGCTCAGCCTCGATAGCTTACTTGGAAGGATTGACACTGGCCGATCCTAACTTTTTGTCTTCAAGACGAATTAACTTAATTCTGGGAGCGGACGTCTACGCTCAAATAATAACTGCGGGCCTAAAACACGAACCACCTAACACTCCTGTCGCGCAAGCAACCACTCTACGGTGGATATTAACTGGGCCATTAAGGCAGTCTGAAAACTCGGACACACAAACTAATTCGGCTATATCATTACAGTGTTCGGTGAGAGAGTCCAATCTCATTGAGACTTTAACTCGTTTCTGGAAGCTCGAAGAAATTCCCTCGGCTTCAAATCCACTGAATGAGGAAGAGAATATCTGTGAGGATCATTTTTCTAAAACGCACAAACGAGATAACTCTGGCAGGTATGTCGTTCGCTTACCCTTTAAATCTTCGCCGGAGAAATTAGGTGAGAGTAGGGGAGCAGCCTGTACTCTTCTTGCTAAACTTGAAAGACGTTTCCGACTGAACGTCAATCTGCAAACCGCGTATCGAGACTTTTTGAAGGAATACTGCGATCTAGGTCATATGGAGCGTATCCCTGAATCTATTCAAACTCCGGGTTTGACGTATTATTTACCACATCATGGTGTTATGCGCGAATCAAGTTCAACTACTAAACTCAGGGTGGTTTTCAATGCTTCATTTAAAACTTCTTCTGGCGTTTCGCTAAACGATCTGGTTCACAAAGGTCCTAACCTCCTCCCCGAAATCTTCTCCTTACTATTACGCTGGCGCAAGCACGCGATTGTTTTCTCGCCAGACGTCGAAAAAATGTATCGTCAAATTCGGGTAGCGGGTGAGGATTGTGACTTTCAGAGGATCGTTTGGAGGGACACCCCCGACGAATCTTTGAAAACTTATCGACTGACGACAGTAACTTATGGAATGGCCTGCGCTCCATATCTAACTATTAGAACGTTGCATCAACTAAGTCGAAACGAGACATTTATATGGACGACGTAATATCTGGTTCTGATACAAAGGAGGAAGCCAGTCTTCTTCAGCAACAGTTAATATCGTTGATGAGGGCGGGCGGCTTCAATTTACGAAAATGGACGTCAAACGAACCCGAACTCTTAAAGAATCTTCCGGCAGAATACTTAGCGTCTTTTTCTAATCTTTCTTGCAACTTCGATGAAGTTTATTCTCTGCTAGGGTTGAAGTGGAACTCCACGCAGGACTGTTTCCTGTTTTCAATTCGACCTCGCTCTCAAGATGGAATGGTCATCCGAAGGTCCGTGTTAAGGGAAATCGCTGGTCTGTTCGACCCCTTGGGACTCTTGGCTCCTGTAATTACTTTAGcaaaaatatttatgcaatCTTTATGGCTTTTTAACATAGATTGGGATGACTCTCTTCCTGAACAAAAGGATAATTTCTGGTGTCAATATTATTCCGGCCTAAGTCTGCTTTCCGCGCTAAGAATTCCTCGCTGGATTTCGGTGAAACGCGACGACAATTCGTACGAATTACACAGTTTTGCCGACTCTTCGGAAAGAGCTTACGCTGCCGTTATATACTTAAGAACAGGTAAAAACATGCAAAAACTGAGCCTTTTGTAAATCTGGTTGTAGCAAAAACACGCATCGCTCCTCTGCGGCAAGTTTCCCTACCGCGCTTAGAATTATGCGCCGCGACGCTACTGGTTCGCTTAATGAAATGCGTAAAGGATATTCTCGACTTACCTAATTGTAAATTCCATCTCTGGTCTGACTCCTCCATAGTTTTGAGTTGGTTGCAGCAGCACCCCTCGAAATGTAAAACCTTTGTTGTAAATCGGGTTTCAGAAATCCAAACTTCTCTGCCTGCCCGAAGCTATATGGCGACATATTCGGTCGTCCGAAAACTCCGTTGACGTAGCTTCTCGAGGTACATCtgcagaaaaaattaaattacataaattgtGGTGGGAAGGACCCTCGTTTCTTTCTTTGCCGAAACCTAATCTATATAGCTATCTTCTATCGAATATGACTACTGAACAGGAAGTACGCGCAACAAAACTTAGTAACGTAGTCTATTCTGGTGCCTCGTTTCTGGAAGAGTTCGTGAGTAGGTATTCTTCAATGACAAAGCTTTGCCGAGTCACTGCATGGTgcttatgatttattaaacggCATCGCGATTCAAAATACGAACAGAGAAACGGGCAAATTCGAAGTGCTCACGAACTAAAAACCGCTTGACTTACCTTAAGGGGTAACACCACTTTGACCTCTTCAAATTTAAGGCttttttgggaatttttttttaagaaatggAAAGTGTTTATGAAAATCCAATTAGATTGATTTATTATACATGTATTAAAGTAGGTATAGTTTTTTCGTTTTATTGATACGTGCAAAAATGGCGATTTGACAGCTGATGATCGGGAGCGCTTCGAAAAAAGAGTGTCAAATGGTGGGCACGATAACTCAACCTAGATATGACCTAGAACAATGAAACAAAGTGTTTTAAATGCTAGTGAAATACGTAGCcgttttcaaaaatatgcatttttaataaaatggcaTCGATTTAAAGTAAAACCTTAATTTTTGACCAAAAATTTCGTGCTTTGAAGTTGTACAGAAAATcgaaatatcaatattttgaaaaaattcgacgtatttcattaaaaaaatatgtgacaattaaattacaaaaagatTCAAGGAGATTGATTGAAAATTGGCGGAGTTAGAGTGCCCACCGATTTTGAAAGTACTGTTTCGAGTAAAACGCTTGTtgcgttgcgcgttgcgtgagcgcgcaacgtaaaaagaaagatgaaattattcttatttttgggcgatgagaaaggtatcgctgccaccagttctgaccgcgtatgacgcggaagcgtcctctacggtcagaacgaaattaaaagacggaaagtttagatagtatttattttcgttgggttcgtcagtgctctgggtcccatacgggtccctccttgaaaccttgtgttggtatgcgtggatttaaaatgtaaattgataaaggagatgatacaaaatggaacttgaaagaagtgtgaatgcaatttagtgtgcaaaagaaagtaatttaattcaaaaataactattgaagctaacagaactgaattttgcaatgactagtgtttaattactaaaatgattctatttgatttctgttaatcactgttaaataattcaattaatgacaatactgtttgaacaagggtaaagatgcttaacctattgtacgttaataatataaatgcaaatcggaaaaatgtctaacctttggtttacaatgagagcttctattgtaattattacgcgtatttgaaatgtgaaaaatgtatggttaacgtaggacgactgcctcgacccgatataatgaagaatcgaattttaggcggtttctatccgtaaggaaacgacctgaatgaagagactcttataactcccggaagggctttacagatcgtccctgataaaatacctcgcagtcgaaacaatcgtcactcacatatattcgcgatgattgaaaaattcggaatattaaaatagcgaaaaatagtataatcggtacctgactgtagaaacgaggcgatctaaaatgaagagactcttataacccgtaggcttaacagatcgcccgttttgccgtgtctaaattgaatgttaatgccgtgctcgacgaattagtacagaacaggcttaccgtgagaatgtagagtatGATATACGATAAAATCGGTTATAAATTCGCTGgttgatcgttgaaaatcgctggttgatctggaacaccaagaaaggttgagagatctgtggcggcactacacttgtcgcgcgcccgtttgtcatttattgcaaaattaattagacgaacacaagacaattacgctcttcgaaataatataataataacgcgagtaaatttaatacgaaaattacgcgaacaacggattaaaagaaagagaaaagatagaagtttaatagtgtgaaaaggctttacgtgcgcgtttCTGAGtttttgccgcgtatccggaatttcactctcacgacactctgcctaattcgtaggtcttgccgcacaggtaaattacaacgaagtacgaacgacaactctatgtctagacgcacgggctcccgtcacgacttactcgattgttcgacgaagagtgatcagaatcgatcgcgatcctagccggaagggcccgtcgcgaggacgatgtcctgcgtggggacatttcggcaaatcatagcgcgtgacgacgacgtcgcgtgcgtttctattggtcgagcgcgcgtgccagctaaattcgtctagatcatgttttctctctttcttggtgttccctctctgtctaacggcttttcggtgtttctgcgccgtagaatttctggattgttccatgttttcgataatttggatattagatagtaaatgatgcgattatcaactagtaaattaaatcagaattattgaacaataaatttgcaagtaattgaatcattcgtagtaccattgcgcacggataatgaaaccgatgatcgcgtgatttcttaattaacaatcggcttgttcataatcatttgttcgcagagaaatcgatcaacaatatgaattgcgccggtacgctcgatataaggcattcggtgttcgattgctatttttttaataacgacaggtttccattattaatcgaatattcgttattatatttgcgacgtagttgcttcgagaacgttctcgccattcgaaaattaccgttaggttttcggtttcaggcaaattctcggaattcgatacaaagacttttattgccccgtacgaccctttgcctctaaacagtcctcgaacgcttgctaacgtttgcctgcaagggttctcattcctcgctctcgcattcatacaaatatttaacaagctagattgctttgcgttctcattccagcaatcaattcatacacgcgatcgggttagggaccgactggcgcccacgcgtgaaaaagaggagagtatcgatgttaatctgggtaataacgtaatctttgcgtttttgcgcagttagcctgaggagacccctacaatgcgaagcactggctaaccgcgccgcgaacggtgtttatgatacctctcctcggtcgaagccgagtttttctatcacacgtttctgttactacgcagttgagcacgacgatagtttcaaggaggggtttcaactgaggaaagaattgagaagtatgagaagaatgaaaga encodes:
- the LOC143306596 gene encoding uncharacterized protein LOC143306596, which encodes MKKMGTAKITKGVITSRLELLERHWTTFSETHNEILDAYLKTGSESPYFKQDYMGTCEEAFLQRFCGAWAVLTERYQNLRVLINFHLTTLMSHSPMKKESARELKSLMNRTTDAVQALEALKRPVQYWDDWLVFITIEKLDQKTFMAWETSVGSTAESPTFTQLHTFLTSRSRALEAVEGAPGPSTTPTGTSNTLKQKKKQPINSNLRFKAHATHTAGEGNRRCAICNKEHFLLFCSTYKGKHHTSLHHASEQPTAIRNSFPPQVPESNTTTPESLPLERVSEVTGRSTHCAMTSCSAISSVSVVLATAELMVEVPEKIPVIGVGKTQTCTKGRVSVRIMSRLNKSISYNLNAHVLPRLSSYQTAKSCSASIAYLEGLTLADPNFLSSRRINLILGADVYAQIITAGLKHEPPNTPVAQATTLRWILTGPLRQSENSDTQTNSAISLQCSVRESNLIETLTRFWKLEEIPSASNPLNEEENICEDHFSKTHKRDNSGRYVVRLPFKSSPEKLGESRGAACTLLAKLERRFRLNVNLQTAYRDFLKEYCDLGHMERIPESIQTPGLTYYLPHHGVMRESSSTTKLRVVFNASFKTSSGVSLNDLVHKGPNLLPEIFSLLLRWRKHAIVFSPDVEKMYRQIRVAGEDCDFQRIVWRDTPDESLKTYRLTTVTYGMACAPYLTIRTLHQLSRNETFIWTT